In Actinotignum schaalii, the sequence CTGGGAGCGCTGACTGTCGGCGTCGTTACCCGTCCCTTTGAATTTGAAGGCGCCCAGCGCGCCAATAACGCCTCTATGGGTATTGCGGAACTGCGCCAAGCGGTGGATACCCTCATTGTTATCCCCAATGATCGCCTCCTGGAGATCGCCGAAGAAGACCTCACCATTATTGAGGCCTACCACCTCGCCGATGAGGTGCTGCGCTCGGGCGTCAAGGGAATTTCGGATCTTATTACCATTCCGGGCCTGGTTAACCTCGACTTCGCGGATGTCAAGGCCATTATGAAGGACGCGGGCACCGCCCTCATGGGTATCGGTTCGGCCTCCGGGGAAGATCGGGCGGTGCGCGCCACCGAAAGCGCCATCTCCTCCCCACTGCTGGAAGCCTCTATCGACGGTGCACATGGCGTACTTATTTCCTTCCTGGCCGGCGCGGACTTTGGTATGAAGGAACTTGCCTCCGCCTCTAAGATGGTCAAGGAAGCGGTGGATCCGAACGCGAATATTATCGTCGGCCAGATTATTGATGAATCCCTCGGGGATGAGGTGCGCGTGACGGTGATTGCCGCGGGCTTCGATGAAGCGCGTGACCACCTGCTGCAGATGGATGGCGTGCCCGCCGGGCACGATACAGTGGAGCCTATTGAGGACCTGGCCCCGGTGGAACCCGAACCGGAAGTTGAAGCTGTGGCGAGCCCGGCCCACCCGGTGGCCACTCCCACCTATGCGTCGGCTCAGCCTGAAGCGCAGCCGGCGGCGCAGCGCCCGGGAACCCACCGCGCCATCCCGCCGCGGGTGGAAGAACCCCAGCGCTCCGATTTGGATATCCCCTCCTTCCTCTTCGAGGAAAACTAGGGAAACCGCGGAAAACTAGGGGAAACACAGGGCATAGGAAACTCAGGCATCAATGACTCGTAGCGCTCTGGTGGAGTGGGTGGCGGATATTTCCGTGCCCGGTGGCCGCATCCGGGCGGGATTCACATCCCGCGCCGGTGGGGTATCCCGCGCTCCTTTTGCGGGCCTCAATGTGGCCCACCACGTCGGGGATGACCCCGCCGCCGTGGAGCGTAACCGAGCTCTCCTGGCAGAGCAGATCGGGCAGCGCCCCGTCTATATGGACCAGGTGCACGGGGACCACCTTGAAGATGCCGGCGTTCTGACTTCCGCCGGCACCTTCGTGGCCCCCGGCACCGACGGCCTCCTCATTGACATCCCGCTTAGCTCGGGCGCCACACCGGTACCGAGGGGCGCTGCCGCGGTGGTCATGGTGGCCGATTGCCTCCCGCTGCTCCTGGTAGCGCAGGATCGCCCCGCCGGGGCGGCCGTCCACGTGGGCCGGCGCGGTTTGGAGGCCGGTATCGGGCCGGCCGCGGCGCGCGCCCTCGGGCCGGAGCACCTCATCGCCTACCTTGGCCCGTCCATCTGCGGGCGCTGCTACGAAGTGCCCGAGGAGCTCCGGGATAGCGTTTCCGCGCGCATCCCCGAAGCTGCCGGGCGCACCGCCTGGGGCACGCCCTCCCTCGATATCGCGGCGGGGCTCACCGCCCAGCTGCGCGCCGTCGGTGTGCCTGAGATTCACGTCAGTCCTCAGTGCACCCGCGAAGATCCAGATTTTTATTCTTACCGACGTGCATCGCGCACCGGCCGCTTCGCCGGCGTGCTCGCGGTGGACGTCACTCCACGACCGGCGGGCACGGCGCCGGTGGACACTGCGCTAGTGGGAACGGCACTAACGGACACGGCGCCGGTGGGCACCGAAGCGCCGTGCATCGAAACTGCCGGCAACGCCCCCGCGGCGCGCCGTGCTGACAAGGCCGGGCGCGTCGCCTAACGTAAAACGAGAACAGCGAGAAGGGTTGGCTGCTATGGGAATGTTCCAGCGTTTTGTCTCCAAGGCAACGCTTAACGACGACGAGTACCTGGATTACCAGGACGACGCCGATTACTACGAAGATGATTACGAGGCCGAAACGGAAAGCCCCGTCAGCGAAATTCACGCTGTGGAGCAGCCCGTGGATATCGCCCGCATCATCACCGCCAAGCCGCGTTCCTTCACCGAGGTGCGAGGCTTCGCCGAACAATTCCGTGACGGCCTGCCCGTTATCATCAACCTGGCGGAAGCCGACGACGTTGCACGCAATCGCATTGTCGATTTCGCCACCGGGATCTGCTTCGGGCTGCACGGGGATCTCAATAAGATTTCCGCGGACGTCCTGCTCATGACCCCGCGCACCGTCCGCATGGAAAACCAGCGCCCGGAGTCGCGTGATTCGTTCTAATGGCAGTACTTGGAATCATTTTTTCCACCCTCATCAGCATCTATCTTCTGGTGCTGCTCGCGCGGGTGATTATTGATCTGGTGACCATTGCGGCGCGTGATTGGCGCCCCAGTGGCGCCCTTCTCGTTATCGTTAATATCGTCTACGCACTCACGGACCCGATTCTCAATCTGGTGCGCAAAATCATCCCGCCCCTGCGGTTGGGAGGCATCGCGATTGACATCGGTTTCATCGTTGTTTTTATCGTGCTTCAAATCCTCAATGGGATAATTTTACGTATCTTTGTCTCGTAGTTCGCCCAGATGAGGTAGGCTTTATCCGAGGGCCGTGTGCTCATAACACAGCCGCGTGCTCTTAACACAGTTTCGTTACACTACTTGAGGTGAGAAATGGCAATGCTCACGGCACAGGATGTCATGGATGTCCGCTTTAAGCGCCCGGAAACCGCGGAGACCGGTTACGACGAGGTACAGGTCGACGAATTCCTTGACGCGATCTACGAAACCATCGTCGATCTGTCGAAGCAGCTCCAGGAAGCGGAGAATCGCGCCACCGTCGCCGAAGCGCGCGTGACCGAACTCCAGAACGGTTCGGGTGAAGAACCCGCAGCGCCGGACCAGGCCACAACCACCGCGTCCTTCGCTCAGCCCACCGGCACCGTTGGGGAGCAGGCCGCAGCCGTGCTTCAGATGGCACAGCAGACCTACGAAGAACTCGTGGCTCGCGGTGAAACCGAGAAGGCCCAGAAGATCCAGGATGCGGAAACCCGCAGCGCCAAGATCATCGAGGATGCCGAAGCTCAGTCCAACCGCACCCTGGCTCAGCTGGAGCAGGAGCGCGGCCTGGTGGAGCGCAAGATCTCCGAGCTGCGTGACTTCGAGCGTGACTACCGCACGCGGCTGCACAGCTACCTGGAGACGCTGCTCGCCAACGTCGATTCTGGCGCGCAGGAACCCGAAGCTCGTAACTAGTGCGTATGGTGAGGCGAAGCACCTCGTGGTTCCTCATCCTCGTGGGGGCGCTGGCCGTGGTGGCCATCGACCAACTCACGAAGCAGTGGGCCATCGCTAACCTCAGCCAAACGGAGCGCATCGCCATTGTGGGGGATGCCCTCGGGCTGCACCTGGTCTTCAACCCGGGTGCAGCATTCTCACTGGGGGCAAATTCCACCCGCGTCATTACCGCCATCGCGCTTGTCGTGGTGCTCGCGGTTTTCCCCGTCCTCGCGGCACGGGTACGGCACCGCTGGATCGGCGTGGGCCTGGCCCTCATGTGGGGTGGCGCGGCCGGCAATCTCATCGACCGGATCTTCTTCGAGCCGGGTGGTTTTGCCGGGCACGTGGTCGATTTCATCGCCTACTTCGACTGGTTCGTGGGAAACGTGGCCGATATTGCACTGGTGGCCGGGGCCGTGATCATGATCGCAGTCGCGTTCTTCATGAACGACGGCGCAGCTCGGGCCAGCGTGGACTCGGGCTCCACACCCGATATCGCCGCGCCTCCAGCCGCCCAGTCGGCAGCCTCGGTGCCCGCAGCAGATTCCGTATCCACATCAGGCTCCGTGCCCCAACCTGGCAAGCCGGAGCGAGGCGAGTAGCATGTGGCGGACCTATCCGGTCACGGAAGAATTTAACGAGGCCCGTATCGACGCCGCTATCGCGCGCCTGACCGGCCTCTCGCGGGCGGAAGTGCAACGCCTCATCGACACCGGGGATGTCCTCCTGGACGGCAGCCCGGTCGCGAAATCCCTCCGGCTGCGCGCGCCGAGCATCCTGGAAATCAATATTCCTACCCCGCGCACCGTTGCCCCGCGCGGGGGAGATGTCACCATCCCCATCCTCTACGAAGATGCCGATCTGGTGGTGGTGGATAAACCGGCCGGCCTGGCGGCCCATCCCTCCCTCAACTTCACCGGTCCGGACGTGCTGGGCGCCCTCATGAACGCCGGGGTGCAGCTCTCCGCCTACGGCCCGGCCGAACGCAAGGGGATTGTTCACCGGCTGGACGTGGGCACCTCCGGGTGCATGGTGGTGGCGAAATCAGAACGCGCTTACGTGCTGCTCAAGGATGAGTTCCGCAACCGCGTTCCCGAAAAGATCTATCACGCCCTCGTGCAGGGGCATCCCGACCCGCTCTCCGGCACCGTGGACGCCCCCATCGGGCGCGATCCGCGCCACCAGTGGAAAATGGGGGTGCGGGCGGACGGGCGCCACTCCATCACACACTACGACACCCTCGAAGCCATGGCCGGCGGCAGCCTCCTCCAGGTCCACCTGGAAACCGGGCGCACCCACCAGATCCGGGTGCATATGTCCGCCCTCGGCCACCCCTGCGTGGGGGACACTACCTACGGGGCCGACCCGGGCCTGAGCGAAACCCTGGGGCTCACCCGCCAGTGGCTGCACGCCACCCGCCTCGGCTTTGAACATCCGGATGGCAGCTGGCGCGAATTCGAGGCTCCCTACCCGGAAGACCTCGCCACCGCTCTTGAACGCATGCGTAAAGGAGTTTTTTCATGACGACGGCGCACGACGGCGCACCGCTGCACGGCGCGCCGCGACCCGCCACCCCGCCGCCCGCCGCGCCAGATACCACCGTGCCGCAGCGCCCCACCACCCAGCTGCGCTGGCTCGAGGGAGACCTGGAGCGGGCCCGCGCCCTCCGTATCGAGGTTTTCTGCGGGGAACAGGGCGTGGAGCTTGAGGAAGAACTTGACGATATCGACGAACGCGCCCACCACGTCGTCGTCGAAAATAATGCTGGTGAGGCATTAGGTGCGGCACGGGTCTACGAAACCACCGAAGGCGTCGTACACCTGGGGCGGGTGTGCGTGACCAGCGCGGCCCGCGGGCTAGGCGTGGGGCGCTTCCTGTGCGAGGCGGCCGCCCAGGTGGCGCTGCGCGAATTTGGACACGCCGGGCAGGTGCGGATTGTTCTCGACGCCCAGGAGGACAAAATCGGCTTCTACCGGGCCCTCGGCTACGAACTCACGGCCCGCGCACCCTTCCTGGACGCGCGCATCTGGCACCGGGAAATGGCGCGGGTAGTGAGCGCTGGATAGACTAGGCCCCATGGCCGCTCCCTCAGATTTCGTTCACCTCCACACCCATACCGAATACTCCCTGCTGGACGGGGCGGCGAAAATCAAGCCGCTGGTGGCGCAGGCCGTCGCCCAAAACCAAAGCGCCCTGGCCATCACCGACCACGGCTACTGTTTCGGCGCCTACGAGTTTTACCGGGCCTGCAAGGATGCCGGCATCAAACCGATTATCGGGGTGGAAGCCTATATGACCCCGGGGACCTCGCGGTACTCCAGCAACCGGGTGCTGTGGGGGGATGAATCACAGCGCAGCGATGATGTCTCGGCGCGCGGGGCCTATACCCATATGACTTTGCTTGCCACCAATAACACGGGGATGCATAACCTCTTCCGGCTCGATTCGCGCGCCTCGCTGGAAGGCCAAATGGGCAAATGGCCCCGCATGGATATCGAGCTTCTTGAGGAGCTCCACGAAGGCCTTATCGGCACCGCCGGCTGCCCCTCCGGGGAGGTGCAAACCCGGTTGCGCCTGGGCCAGCACGCCGAAGCTCTCGAGGCCGCCGGGCGCATGCAGGAAATCTTCGGTAAAGAGAACTACTTCGTGGAAATCATGGACCACGATAATGAGATCGAGCGGCGCACCCGCAATGACCTGCTCGAACTCGCCAAGAAAATCAATGCGCCGCTGCTGGCCACCAATGATTCGCATTACGTGCGCGCGGAGGACCATTCCGTCCAGGACGCCATGCTCTGCATTAACTCCGGCTCCACCCTCCAGGATCCCAACCGTTTCAAATTCGACGGGCACGGTTATCACCTGCGTTCCACCGAGGAAATGTACAAGCTCTTCGGGGATCTGCCCGGAGCCATGGAAAACACCCTGCTGGTGGCAGAACGCTGCAATATCTCCTTCACCACCGCCGCCGAAGGCGCCAATTACATGCCGGTCTTCCCGGTGCCCGACGGGGAAGACATCACCTCCTGGTTCATTAAGGAAGTGGAACGCGGCCTGCATTCGCGCTACGGGGAACATATTCCCGATCACGTGCGCCAGCGCGCCAATTACGAAGTGGAAGTTATTGTCCAGATGGGCTTCCCCGGCTACTTCCTCGTGGTCTCCGATTACATCCTGTGGGCCAAACGTAACGGCATCCGAGTCGGGCCGGGGCGTGGCTCCGGAGCCGGCTCCATGGTGGCCTACGCGCTACATATCACCGAACTTGACCCCATCGAACACGGCCTCCTCTTCGAACGTTTCCTCAACCCGGAACGCGTGTCCATGCCCGATATTGACGTGGACTTCGATGAACGCCGCCGCGGGGAAGTCATCGCCTACGTGGAAGACAAATACGGGCATGACAAAGTCTCCCAGGTGGTCACATTCGGCACCATTAAAACGAAGCAGGCCCTCAAGGATGCCTCCCGGGTGCTCGGCTACCCCTTCGAAATGGGCGAACGCCTCACCAAGGCCCTCCCGCCCTCGGTCATGGGCAAGGACATCCCGCTTTCCGGCGTTTTCGATGAAAAGAATTCCCGCTATATGGAAGCCGGGGAATTCCGCGATATGGTCTCCACCGACGTGGATGCCAAACGCGTTTTCGACCTGGCTCAGGGCATCGAAGGCCTCACCCGCCAGTGGGGTGTGCACGCCTGCGCCATCCTCATGTCCTCCGTGCCCCTCACGGACGTGATCCCGGTGATGAAACGCCCGGCGGACGGCGCGGTTATCACCCAATTCGAATATCCCGAATGTGAGGACCTCGGCATCCTCAAAATGGACTTCCTGGGGCTGTCCAACCTCACCACCATTGAGGACGCCCTGGAAAATATCGTGGCGAATAATAAAGAGCCGCTCGATATTGATAATGTTCCCCTCGATGACGCGACAACCTTCGAACTGCTCCAGCACGCCGATACCCTCGGTATTTTCCAGCTGGATGGGTCGGGGATGCGCACTCTGCTCAAGCAGATGAAACCCACGGAATTCGAGGACATTTCCGCGGTTTCCGCCCTCTATCGCCCCGGCCCCATGGGGATGAATTCCCACACTAATTACGCGCTGCGTAAGAACGGGCTACAGAAAATCGAGGCGATCCACCCTGAGCTGGAGGAGATCCTCGCGCCGATTCTGGCCCCCACCTACGGCCTGATCGTCTATCAGGAACAGATCATGCAGATCGCCCGCACGGTGGCCGGTTTCACCATGGGCCAGGCAGATTCCCTGCGTAAAGCCATGGGCAAGAAGAAAAAAGACGTCATGGACAAGATGTACGTCGATTTCGAAGCCGGGATGGTGGCCCAGGGCTTTAGCAAGGACGCGGTGAAAACCCTGTGGGGCACCATGGAGCCCTTCGCGTCCTACGCGTTCAATAAATCCCATTCGGCCTGCTACGGCGTGATTTCCTACTGGACGGCCTACCTGAAAGCCCACTACCCGGTGGAATACATGGCGGCCCTCCTCACCTCCCGCAAAGATAATAAAGACAAAATGGCGGTCTACCTCGGGGAAGCTCGCCGCATGGGCATCAAGGTTTTGGTGCCCGACGTCAACGAATCCCTGGCGAATTTCTCCGCCGTGGGGGAGGAGATCCGCTTCGGCCTCTCCGCGGTGCGCAATGTCGGCACGAAAGTCGTGGACGGCATTATTAGCGCCCGCGAAGAGAAGGGCCCCTTCACGTCCTTCCAGGACTTCCTCGACAAGGTCCCCCTCGAGGTCCTCAATAAGCGCAGCGTGGAATGCCTCGTGCGCGCCGGGGCTTTCGACTCCATGGGCTATACCCGCCGCGCCTTGCTCTCCAAAGTCGCCGAGGCGGTCGATGCCGTCGTCGCCCTGAAGAAAAATGAAGCGGTGGGGCAATTCGATTTGTTCGGCGGTTCGGAAATCGCCGGCGGGGTGGAGGTCGATATCCCCGAGCTGCCCGAATGGGATAAACGCGAAAAGCTCAACCTCGAGCGCGATATGCTCGGCCTGTATGTCTCCGACCACCCGCTTTCGGGCATGGAGCATATTTTGGACCGTGCGGCGGACACCACGGTGGTGCGTCTTTTGGACGACGACGCCGCAACGGACGGGCGGACTGTGACATTGGCCGGACTCGTCACAGCTGTCCAACCGCGCATCTCCAAGAAAAACGGGAAGATGTGGGCGACGATCGTCCTGGAAGATATGACGGGCAGTACCGAAATTAACTTCTTCCCGGCTACCTACCAGACCGTGGCCGGGCTGCTCGCCCCGGACCAGGTGGCGATTATTACCGCGCGCGTCTCGGATCGCGATGGCAATATTCAGCTTTCCGCCCAGGATATGAAAATCCCGAGCGGTGACCTGCTCCCGGATTCGCCCGTGGATGTGCAGCTGGCTGAACGTATCTGCACTCGCGATCTGCTCGGGCAGCTGAGCGATTTGCTGCGCACCTACCCGGGTAGTGCCCCGGTACGTCTCCATATTCAGCGCCCCGGGCGTACCTCGGTGGTGCAGGTGGGCCAGGAGTTTTACGTCAAACCCGAAGCGCGTTTCTTCTCCGATCTCAAGGTGCTCCTCGGGCGTAACTGCGTGGTGTCGTAGCGGGGAGGTGACGTTGCGATGCGGGGCGCAGCGACTACGCGCCACCGGCGCGGCCGGTGGGCACGGTAACTACGGGGCGGGGACGGTGCGGCTACGCGCTACTGGCGCGGGCCGCCGCGCCGCGCCGCCGGGCGCGTTGGGTAGACTGGGCGGGTGAAGAAAACTTTGACTCGTATGGTGGCGCTGCTGAGCTGCACGGCGCTGCTGGGATCCACCGCCCTGCTGGCCGGGTGCCAGCCCTCCTCAACCTCACCCGCGGATGGTGCTTCAAGCTCCGCAGTCGCATCGAGCACGGATACCGCACGCATTGGCGTGACGGCATCCTTCACCCCGATCCGGTGGCTTGCCGAACAGATCGGCGGGGACTACGTGACGGTCACCTCCGCCACCCCCACCAATGTGGAACCCCATGATTACGAGTTCTCCCCGAAGCAGGTCGCGGAGTTGGAAAGTACGGATGTTATCTTCTACGTCTCCGGATTCCAGCCCTCTCTTGACGCGGCTATTTCCACCATCGGGGCCGGTAACGCCGTGAACCTGGCCGATGCCGCGAAGCTGGTCCACCACCGCGGCCTGGCCGATAACCACGGGGATGAAGCCACCGAAGCCGGGCGCGTCCTCGACCCGCATTTCTGGCTCGACCCGGTGCGCATGCAGGATGTTGCCGAGGCGATCACCGCGTCGCTCTCCTCCATGGATCCGGAGCACCGCGCTGATTTCGAGGCGAATTTCGCGCGCCTCAAGCAAGAGCTCACCGATCTGAATTCACGTTACTCCACCGGCCTGGCCCAGTGCGCCACCACCACGGTGGTGTCCTCCCACGCGGCCTTCGGTTACCTGACCGACCGCTACAACCTCGTCCAGGTGGGGATCGCCGGGATTGACCCGGATCAGGATCCCTCCCCGCTCGATATTTCCGAAGTGAAACGCATTATGGCGGAAACCGGGACCCGCACTATCTTCGCGGAAGCCAATAGCCCGGCGAAAACCGCGGAGGCTATCGCCGCGGAAACCGGCGCGCAGCTCTCCTCGCTGAGCACCGCGGAAGCAGATCCGGAGGGCGCGGGCTACCTGGCCATTATGGATAGCAACCTCGCCCACCTGCGTGAGGGATTGCAGTGCCAGTAAGCCCGGCCCCGGCACCGGGTGCGGGCGCGGCACCCGGAACGTCCCCGGCACCGGCTAGGGGCGCGGCACCGGCGCAGCCCGCGGTTACTCCGGCACTCCTCGCCCGCGATCTGTGCATTACCCTGGGCGGGCGCGAAATCGTGCATTCAGCCCACCTGGAGATCGCAGCCGGGGAATCGGTGGGGATTTTCGGGCCCAACGGCTCGGGCAAATCCACCCTTGTCAAAGGGCTTCTCGGCGTCGTACCCCATACCGGAACCGCGCAGATTTTCGGGGCGGATACGGCGCGCCCCCGCCAGGTGCCCTGGCACCGGGTGGGCTACGTGCCCCAGTCGATGGTGCATGCCGGCAACCTCCCCGCCACCGCCCTGGAAGTGGTGCGTTCCGGTTTGCTTTCCGGGCGCCGCCTCTTCGCGGATAAAGGGAAAACGGCCCGCGCCGCCGCCTACGAGGCCCTCGCGGCGGTGGGTTTGGAAAGCCGTGCCCAGGACCCGGTGCGGGTCTTTTCCGGTGGGCAGCAGCACCGTGTCATGATTGCCCGGGCACTGGTGCGCCGCCCCGATCTGCTGGTGCTCGACGAACCGTTGGCCGGGATCGATGCCCGCGCCCGCGCCGACCTCGCCGAGATCCTCACCCGCTTGCACGGCTCGGGCCTCACCCTCGTCATGGTGCTCCACGAACGCGGGGAACTCGCCCACCTGGTGGGCCGCGATATTCAGGTATCCGATGGCTACGTGCACGGGGGAGTGGCGCCCGCACCCGCGAATGGCCCGGCACCTGCAACCGCGCATGCACCGGTAGCAGACTCGGCGCAAGGAGTGGCGCAATGATCGCAGATATTCTTTCCTCGCCGCTTATGATGCGCTCGCTGCTGGTGGCGGTGCTTGTGGGGTTGTCCGCACCGATCGTGGGCAGCTACCTCGTCCAGCGCGGCATGGCGCTCATGGGCGACGGCATCGGCCACGTAGCCCTCACCGGGGTGGCGCTCGGCTGGCTCACCGGCACCTGGTTGCACGGGCAACCCGAACGCTTCGCGGTACCCGGCGCCCTCATTATTGCGGTGCTCGGCGCGCTCATTATCGAATGGGTGCGCTCCTCGGGAATCACCTCGGGCGATACCGCGCTCGCGATTTTGTTTTACGGCGGTATTGCGTGCGGGGTACTGCTTATTTCCCTCGCGGGTGGTACGACGGCGAACCTCAACTACTACCTCT encodes:
- a CDS encoding RluA family pseudouridine synthase; the protein is MWRTYPVTEEFNEARIDAAIARLTGLSRAEVQRLIDTGDVLLDGSPVAKSLRLRAPSILEINIPTPRTVAPRGGDVTIPILYEDADLVVVDKPAGLAAHPSLNFTGPDVLGALMNAGVQLSAYGPAERKGIVHRLDVGTSGCMVVAKSERAYVLLKDEFRNRVPEKIYHALVQGHPDPLSGTVDAPIGRDPRHQWKMGVRADGRHSITHYDTLEAMAGGSLLQVHLETGRTHQIRVHMSALGHPCVGDTTYGADPGLSETLGLTRQWLHATRLGFEHPDGSWREFEAPYPEDLATALERMRKGVFS
- a CDS encoding metal ABC transporter ATP-binding protein, whose translation is MPVSPAPAPGAGAAPGTSPAPARGAAPAQPAVTPALLARDLCITLGGREIVHSAHLEIAAGESVGIFGPNGSGKSTLVKGLLGVVPHTGTAQIFGADTARPRQVPWHRVGYVPQSMVHAGNLPATALEVVRSGLLSGRRLFADKGKTARAAAYEALAAVGLESRAQDPVRVFSGGQQHRVMIARALVRRPDLLVLDEPLAGIDARARADLAEILTRLHGSGLTLVMVLHERGELAHLVGRDIQVSDGYVHGGVAPAPANGPAPATAHAPVADSAQGVAQ
- the dnaE gene encoding DNA polymerase III subunit alpha; this encodes MAAPSDFVHLHTHTEYSLLDGAAKIKPLVAQAVAQNQSALAITDHGYCFGAYEFYRACKDAGIKPIIGVEAYMTPGTSRYSSNRVLWGDESQRSDDVSARGAYTHMTLLATNNTGMHNLFRLDSRASLEGQMGKWPRMDIELLEELHEGLIGTAGCPSGEVQTRLRLGQHAEALEAAGRMQEIFGKENYFVEIMDHDNEIERRTRNDLLELAKKINAPLLATNDSHYVRAEDHSVQDAMLCINSGSTLQDPNRFKFDGHGYHLRSTEEMYKLFGDLPGAMENTLLVAERCNISFTTAAEGANYMPVFPVPDGEDITSWFIKEVERGLHSRYGEHIPDHVRQRANYEVEVIVQMGFPGYFLVVSDYILWAKRNGIRVGPGRGSGAGSMVAYALHITELDPIEHGLLFERFLNPERVSMPDIDVDFDERRRGEVIAYVEDKYGHDKVSQVVTFGTIKTKQALKDASRVLGYPFEMGERLTKALPPSVMGKDIPLSGVFDEKNSRYMEAGEFRDMVSTDVDAKRVFDLAQGIEGLTRQWGVHACAILMSSVPLTDVIPVMKRPADGAVITQFEYPECEDLGILKMDFLGLSNLTTIEDALENIVANNKEPLDIDNVPLDDATTFELLQHADTLGIFQLDGSGMRTLLKQMKPTEFEDISAVSALYRPGPMGMNSHTNYALRKNGLQKIEAIHPELEEILAPILAPTYGLIVYQEQIMQIARTVAGFTMGQADSLRKAMGKKKKDVMDKMYVDFEAGMVAQGFSKDAVKTLWGTMEPFASYAFNKSHSACYGVISYWTAYLKAHYPVEYMAALLTSRKDNKDKMAVYLGEARRMGIKVLVPDVNESLANFSAVGEEIRFGLSAVRNVGTKVVDGIISAREEKGPFTSFQDFLDKVPLEVLNKRSVECLVRAGAFDSMGYTRRALLSKVAEAVDAVVALKKNEAVGQFDLFGGSEIAGGVEVDIPELPEWDKREKLNLERDMLGLYVSDHPLSGMEHILDRAADTTVVRLLDDDAATDGRTVTLAGLVTAVQPRISKKNGKMWATIVLEDMTGSTEINFFPATYQTVAGLLAPDQVAIITARVSDRDGNIQLSAQDMKIPSGDLLPDSPVDVQLAERICTRDLLGQLSDLLRTYPGSAPVRLHIQRPGRTSVVQVGQEFYVKPEARFFSDLKVLLGRNCVVS
- the lspA gene encoding signal peptidase II, which produces MVRRSTSWFLILVGALAVVAIDQLTKQWAIANLSQTERIAIVGDALGLHLVFNPGAAFSLGANSTRVITAIALVVVLAVFPVLAARVRHRWIGVGLALMWGGAAGNLIDRIFFEPGGFAGHVVDFIAYFDWFVGNVADIALVAGAVIMIAVAFFMNDGAARASVDSGSTPDIAAPPAAQSAASVPAADSVSTSGSVPQPGKPERGE
- a CDS encoding DivIVA domain-containing protein, which codes for MAMLTAQDVMDVRFKRPETAETGYDEVQVDEFLDAIYETIVDLSKQLQEAENRATVAEARVTELQNGSGEEPAAPDQATTTASFAQPTGTVGEQAAAVLQMAQQTYEELVARGETEKAQKIQDAETRSAKIIEDAEAQSNRTLAQLEQERGLVERKISELRDFERDYRTRLHSYLETLLANVDSGAQEPEARN
- a CDS encoding GNAT family N-acetyltransferase, translating into MTTAHDGAPLHGAPRPATPPPAAPDTTVPQRPTTQLRWLEGDLERARALRIEVFCGEQGVELEEELDDIDERAHHVVVENNAGEALGAARVYETTEGVVHLGRVCVTSAARGLGVGRFLCEAAAQVALREFGHAGQVRIVLDAQEDKIGFYRALGYELTARAPFLDARIWHREMARVVSAG
- the ftsZ gene encoding cell division protein FtsZ is translated as MAVVNNAANIKVIGVGGGGVNAVDRMIQDGLAGVEFIAVNTDGQSLVKSEAETKLDIGREVSKGLGAGADPSVGKRAAEENVEVIQSALEGADMVFVTAGEGGGTGTGAAPVVAKVARDLGALTVGVVTRPFEFEGAQRANNASMGIAELRQAVDTLIVIPNDRLLEIAEEDLTIIEAYHLADEVLRSGVKGISDLITIPGLVNLDFADVKAIMKDAGTALMGIGSASGEDRAVRATESAISSPLLEASIDGAHGVLISFLAGADFGMKELASASKMVKEAVDPNANIIVGQIIDESLGDEVRVTVIAAGFDEARDHLLQMDGVPAGHDTVEPIEDLAPVEPEPEVEAVASPAHPVATPTYASAQPEAQPAAQRPGTHRAIPPRVEEPQRSDLDIPSFLFEEN
- a CDS encoding metal ABC transporter substrate-binding protein — encoded protein: MKKTLTRMVALLSCTALLGSTALLAGCQPSSTSPADGASSSAVASSTDTARIGVTASFTPIRWLAEQIGGDYVTVTSATPTNVEPHDYEFSPKQVAELESTDVIFYVSGFQPSLDAAISTIGAGNAVNLADAAKLVHHRGLADNHGDEATEAGRVLDPHFWLDPVRMQDVAEAITASLSSMDPEHRADFEANFARLKQELTDLNSRYSTGLAQCATTTVVSSHAAFGYLTDRYNLVQVGIAGIDPDQDPSPLDISEVKRIMAETGTRTIFAEANSPAKTAEAIAAETGAQLSSLSTAEADPEGAGYLAIMDSNLAHLREGLQCQ
- a CDS encoding cell division protein SepF, which produces MFQRFVSKATLNDDEYLDYQDDADYYEDDYEAETESPVSEIHAVEQPVDIARIITAKPRSFTEVRGFAEQFRDGLPVIINLAEADDVARNRIVDFATGICFGLHGDLNKISADVLLMTPRTVRMENQRPESRDSF
- a CDS encoding YggT family protein, which produces MAVLGIIFSTLISIYLLVLLARVIIDLVTIAARDWRPSGALLVIVNIVYALTDPILNLVRKIIPPLRLGGIAIDIGFIVVFIVLQILNGIILRIFVS
- a CDS encoding polyphenol oxidase family protein, which translates into the protein MTRSALVEWVADISVPGGRIRAGFTSRAGGVSRAPFAGLNVAHHVGDDPAAVERNRALLAEQIGQRPVYMDQVHGDHLEDAGVLTSAGTFVAPGTDGLLIDIPLSSGATPVPRGAAAVVMVADCLPLLLVAQDRPAGAAVHVGRRGLEAGIGPAAARALGPEHLIAYLGPSICGRCYEVPEELRDSVSARIPEAAGRTAWGTPSLDIAAGLTAQLRAVGVPEIHVSPQCTREDPDFYSYRRASRTGRFAGVLAVDVTPRPAGTAPVDTALVGTALTDTAPVGTEAPCIETAGNAPAARRADKAGRVA